The region CAGACAACGATATCGTGGTGCCAGGCGCGCACTCCGATGTTGGCGGCGGTTATTTACCTGAAGCTTTGGAGACCGTGGTACTGACGCGGCCTATCAGCAGCACCGAGCCTGCCAGCCTGGAAAATGGAAAAAGTCAGGCCTGCAAGAAGGCCCAGCTTTGTCTGGAACGTGATCAGCACACCTGGCAGTCGCTGAATCTACAGTTGGAGGTCTGTACTCAGGTGGACGCATTGCAACCTGCCAAACGTGATACACCTGCCGAGAAACGTGTGATTGCGTTTGTGCAAGGCAAGCGCCGAGTGGCTGGTGATCTGGCACTGATTTACCTGCGAATCATGCACAGGCTGAGTGTTGATCAGAATGTGCCGTTCGAAGCACTGGACGAGCAGCGCATGGCATTGCCACCCGCATTGCAGGTAATCGCCGACAAGCTGATGCAGCACGCGCAGGGGCAGCAGGCGACTTCTCCGTTGAATGAATGTGAAGAAGCGCTGTTGCGCAAACGCTACATACATCTGTCCAGCCATTGGGGCACGCAAGGTGCAGCGCGTGAGGCCATTGATGCGTTTACCTCAACCGCCCCCATGAAAATGGCCAGCGCAGCATCTATCCCAATGAGTAGACACTCAAACCATCGACGTGAGGCTTTCACCGCGCAGCGTACGCTCGATCCCACCCAACACCATGCTTTCCATCAGCGCCAGCCCTTGGGCCTGGGGCAGCTGTGAAGCCTGCAACCAACTGGGTACGCTGTTGAGCAGATTGGCAATGACATGGGCCGTTGCCACCAGCGCCTGGCCACCCAAGGTAGCCTTGGGCACGATCATGCGCAGCAGAGCCGTTTCATACTGTTGGCGCAGTTGACCGATGCGCGCCTGCTGATCCGGGCTCAGGCAGCATTGGTCGCGTTCAGCGAGGCGAAACTGCAAGGGGCGCTCGGCGTGTAGCGCCCAGTGTGCAGCGATTACTTCAGAGAGCGTCTGCTGATGAGCACGACGCCCCTTTTTGAGGGTCGCAAGCAATTCCTCATACAGCTCTTCGATCAGATCGTAGAGCAGGTCCTGCTTGCTGGGGAAGTGGTGGTACAGCGACCCCGCCGTCAAGCCCAGGTGGCTGGCCAGTTCGCGCATGCTCACCTGGCCAAAACCCTTCTCGGCGAACAGCGCCAGAGCCCGGTCACGCCGCTCTTCGAAATTCGTACAACGCAAAGCGGCGTCCATCGACTTGCTCCTCAGTAGGTGAAGAAACCACGACCGCTCTTGCGCCCCAGGTAGCCGGCGGCAACCATTTCCTTGAGCAGGGGTGCAGGGCGGTATTTGCTGTCGCTATAGCCTTCGTGAAAGGCCTCGAGAATGGCCAGCAGGGTGTCCAGGCCGATCAGATCCGCCAGGGCCAGTGGGCCAATTGGCTGGTTGCAGCCAAGGCGCATGCCGATGTCGATGTCTTCGGCACTGGCCAGGCCTTCCTGCAGCACGAAGATCGCCTCATTGATCATCGGCACCAGGATACGGTTGACCACGAAGCCTGGACGGTTGCCGGCGCTGATAGGCGTCTTGCCGACCCGCTCGGTCAGGGCCATGGCCGTGGCGTGGGTGGCATCGTTGGTTTGCAGGCCGCGAATAATCTCGACCAAGGCCATCATCGGCACCGGGTTGAAGAAATGCACACCGATAAAGCGCTCGGGATGGCTGACCGCCGCGCCCAACTGAGTGATCGACAGCGACGACGTGTTGGTTGCAATCACGCACTCACTGCTGACGCTAGTGGCAATCTGCTGGAGAATGCGCACTTTCAGTTCGAGGTTCTCGGTGGCCGCCTCGATCACCATTTGTGCCTGCTGCAACTGGGTGTAGTCGGTGCTGGTGCGGATCCGCGCGACAGCCGCCTCGGCGAGGTCGGCGGCCAGAACCTGCTTGCTGACCTGACGCTCCAGGTTTTTACGCAAGGTGGCCAGGCCGCGCTCCAGCGCGGCGTCGGAAACATCGATCAAGGTAACCTGGTAACCGGCCACTGCACAGACTTGGGCAATGCCATTGCCCATGGTGCCAGCGCCGATCACCGCAATATGTTCAATACTCACGTTCAGAGCTCCTTGTTCAGACGCGCTCGAAGACCACGGCGATGCCTTGGCCGCCTCCGATGCACATGGTTGCCAGTGCATAGCGGCCTTCGATGCGTTGCAGTTCGTGGATGGCCTTGGTCGCGATGATTGCGCCGGTAGCACCTACTGGGTGGCCCAGGGAAATGCCGGAACCGTTGGGGTTGACCTTCTCGGGATCAAAGCCCAGCTCTGCCGCCACGGCGCAGGCTTGGGCAGCAAAGGCTTCGTTGGATTCGATCACGTCCAGGTCGGCGATTTGCAGGCCGGCTTTTTCCAGGGCCTTGCGCGTGGCTGGGACCGGGCCAAGGCCCATCAGCTCAGGTTCTACGCCAGCGTGGGCATAGCTGACCAGGCGGGCGAGGGGCTTGAGGCCGTGGCGTTTGACGAAGTCGCCAGTGGCCAGGACCAGGGCGCCGGCGCCGTCGTTCAGGCCGCTGGCGTTGCCGGCGGTGACCGTGCCGTCCTTCTTGAAGGCTGCCTTCATGCCGGCCAGCTGTTCAGCGGTGACTTCGCCGCGCACGTGCTCGTCGATTTCAAAACGCACGGTGCCTTTACGGCCAGGAATGTCGATAGGCACGATCTGGCTGTCGAAACGGCCTTCGGCAATGGCGCGGGCGGCGCGTTGCTGGCTGACCAATGCCAGGTCGTCCTGCATCTGGCGGGTGATGCCGTTACGCTCGGCAACGTTTTCGGCAGTGATGCCCATATGGAAACCGGCGAAAGGATCGTGGAGAACACCGAGCATGTAGTCCACGCCCTTCAGATCACCCATGCGCGCACCCCAGCGAGCTTGTGGCAGCAGGTAAGGGCCACGGCTCATGGATTCGGCACCGGCAGCCACCACCGCCTCGGCGTCACCGAGCAGCAGGCTTTGGGCAGCCGATACAATGGCCTGCAGACCCGAACCACACAGGCGGTTGACGTTGAAGGCCG is a window of Pseudomonas sp. DG56-2 DNA encoding:
- a CDS encoding acetyl-CoA C-acyltransferase family protein; its protein translation is MNTPEIYVVSAVRSAIGSFGGSLKDLPLADLASSVTRAAIERAGVAPEQIGHVVMGTVIPTEARDAYLARVAAMNAGIPKETPAFNVNRLCGSGLQAIVSAAQSLLLGDAEAVVAAGAESMSRGPYLLPQARWGARMGDLKGVDYMLGVLHDPFAGFHMGITAENVAERNGITRQMQDDLALVSQQRAARAIAEGRFDSQIVPIDIPGRKGTVRFEIDEHVRGEVTAEQLAGMKAAFKKDGTVTAGNASGLNDGAGALVLATGDFVKRHGLKPLARLVSYAHAGVEPELMGLGPVPATRKALEKAGLQIADLDVIESNEAFAAQACAVAAELGFDPEKVNPNGSGISLGHPVGATGAIIATKAIHELQRIEGRYALATMCIGGGQGIAVVFERV
- a CDS encoding TetR/AcrR family transcriptional regulator, with translation MDAALRCTNFEERRDRALALFAEKGFGQVSMRELASHLGLTAGSLYHHFPSKQDLLYDLIEELYEELLATLKKGRRAHQQTLSEVIAAHWALHAERPLQFRLAERDQCCLSPDQQARIGQLRQQYETALLRMIVPKATLGGQALVATAHVIANLLNSVPSWLQASQLPQAQGLALMESMVLGGIERTLRGESLTSMV
- a CDS encoding 3-hydroxybutyryl-CoA dehydrogenase yields the protein MSIEHIAVIGAGTMGNGIAQVCAVAGYQVTLIDVSDAALERGLATLRKNLERQVSKQVLAADLAEAAVARIRTSTDYTQLQQAQMVIEAATENLELKVRILQQIATSVSSECVIATNTSSLSITQLGAAVSHPERFIGVHFFNPVPMMALVEIIRGLQTNDATHATAMALTERVGKTPISAGNRPGFVVNRILVPMINEAIFVLQEGLASAEDIDIGMRLGCNQPIGPLALADLIGLDTLLAILEAFHEGYSDSKYRPAPLLKEMVAAGYLGRKSGRGFFTY